From Palaemon carinicauda isolate YSFRI2023 chromosome 29, ASM3689809v2, whole genome shotgun sequence, one genomic window encodes:
- the LOC137622416 gene encoding tigger transposable element-derived protein 1-like: MLLQTPQEFKVSHGWFDHFRKGTGIHSVVRHGETASSDKKAAEEFLKKFEKVISRDGYIPRQVFNCDETGPFWKRMPRRTYFTAEEKKLPGHERLTYPRILCKCQWGLKN, from the coding sequence ATGTTACTGCAaaccccccaagagttcaaggtttctcatgggtggtttgatcattTTAGGAAAGgtactggtattcactcagtcgtcaggcatggagagacggccagttctgacaagaaagcagcagaagaattcctcaagaagtttgagaaagtaatttccagagatgGCTACATTCCTcggcaagtgtttaactgtgatgaaactggccctTTCTGGAAGagaatgccccgccgtacatatttcacagctgaagaaaagaaacttcctggccatgaaAGActgacttaccctcgcattttgtgcaaatgccagtggggactaaaaaattaa